In Leptospira perdikensis, the genomic window CTCCGGCTTTGGAGCTTCTAACGGACTTTGTTCCTTCAGAAAACGAAAGTTCAGCTGTGAAAGAATTCCAAAGATCATCACTTGTATTTTCTTCCAACTTACACGTAGAAGGTGCTATTGTTACCATTGATCATCAAACAGGATACATTCAAACAATGGTGGGTGGTTCTAGGTTCTCTCCTAAAAACCAATTTAATCGAGCTATGCAAGCAAGGCGACAAACTGGATCTGCCTTCAAACCATTTGTTTATGCGGCAGCCATCCAAAACAGAGCCGTTGGTTCCGGAACCGGAATTATGGACGCACCTCTTACAACGATTACAGAAGAGGGGGAAGGGTATTCTCCGCAAGATATTTCTGGTGATTTTAGAGGAATGGTTCCTCTTTCGAGAGCATTATCGTTATCTTTAAATATTGTTTCCGTGCAAGTGCTTATGAGAACAGGAACTGATGCAGTCATTGACTTTGCATCTAAAGTAACAAAGGCAAATAAAGCTCGGTTTCCTACCGGTCCGGCTTTGGCCCTGGGTGTTGCAGAATTGACTCCTTATGAAATGGCACTTGGTTATTCTATTCTTGCTAACAAAGGTAAAGATGTAATCCCTTTTAGTGTTCGTTATGTTTTGAATCAAAGTGGAACCGTGGTTTATAACAAAGAAAAAGAAGTTCAAGAAACACTTGCCGAAGAAGCAAAAACTGGAGCTATTCAAATCATTCCTGAGGCTACTGCATACATCATTAAACAAATGTTAATTGGTGTGGCTATGGGAGGAACTCCTACACAAGCCCTCCGCGCAGCCGACAAAGGAAACTATAAAGGAGAGTCCGGCGGAAAAACAGGATCAACTTCTTCTTATACTAATGTTTGGTACGCAGGTTTCGATCCTAAATATACCTCAGTTGTTTGGATGGGTTTTGATAAATCTTCTCTCTCTCTTGGAAAAGGAGTCACGGCAGCTGGAGTCGCTGCACCGATTTGGGGGAAGATTTACTCGCGTTGGTATAACGAAGGCCCATACCCACTTTTTTATCCCAATGGACGAGCCGAAGAAATTCCGGCCGATGTGGTTAAAGGGGCAACTTGTGCTTTCAATGGTCTTTCTCCTGGACCAAACTGTCCTTTGACTGGGAATTTATTTTTAAAGCCGATTACCATTGCTGGCCGAACTCTCTCCGTTCCCGGTGGTAGGCAGTGTGATGGAGATCGTGACCACTACCGCTCCATGGATCTAACTGATTTCCTCCAAAGAGAACTTGAAATTTCTGACGACGAATTGAAGTAATCCACTTACCAAAGAAAGTCCCACACGAAAGTGAGTGGCTTTCCTTTTCCACAAGATTGCTTCAGTAATCCACTTACCAAAGAAAGTCCCACACGAAAGTGAGTGGCTTTCCTTTTCCACAAGATTGCTTCAGTAATCCACTTACCAAAGAAAGTCCCACACGAAAGTGAGTGGCTTTCCTTTTCCACAAGATTGCTTCAGTAATCCACTCACCAAAGAAAGTTCCACGTGAAAGTGAGTGGCTTTCCTTTTCCACAAGATTGCTTCAGTAATCCACTCACCAAAGAAAGTTCCAGGCGAAAGTGAGTGGCTTTCCTTTTCCACAAGATCACTTTAGTAATCCACTTACCAAAGAAAGTCCCACGTGAAAGTGAGTGGCTTTCCTTTTCCACGAGATCGCTTTAGTAATCCACTGACCAAAGAAATTCCCAGGCGAAAGTGAGTGGCTTTCCTTTTCCACGAGATCGCTTTAGTAATCCACTGACCAAAGAAATTCCCATGCTATCTCCCTATAAGTTCACCTATTTAGGAAATTTATTTCTAATTCATCATTTTGCGTACGTTTTGAGCAATTTGGCCTGGTTTTGCTTATCTTCGGACCCTTGGAATGATCCATTCCAGCCTTTGAGGCCTGTTTTACTTTGGCACGATAGTTGCATTAAAGTAAGGGAACCACTGGTTCGGAGGGAATATGAAAAAGGCAGTTTTAACCATTCTAGTTTTGACACTTACCGCTTCCATTTCTGCTGGAGAGTCTTCTTTTATGAATGAAGACCTTGATTCCCTCGTCAGCCAATATGACAAAGAAACCCTCACTGTTATTTCCAACGAACTTGTAAAATTAGCAAGCGAAGAAGAGGGGATGGGTGAATTCGATTTAGCTTCCGGACATTATTCTCGTGCGATTAAAATTAGAGAAGCAATTGGGATGAGTGAACATAAAAGTTTCCCGTCAATCCAATACCTTGCAAGTCTTGCACATTCTAAAGCAGGTAACTTTTGTGAGGCATCTACACATGCTAAAAAAGCAAGTGAAGGTTTTCGCCAACATGGAATTACCAAATTTGAACAAAAAGCAAACATAGAACACAAAGAATACGCACGGGCTTGTGCGGTGGTTGCTTTTAGATAAAACGATGTAATGATTCTTTCTAGAGATGGTTACCCTTTTTGATTCTTCTTCGAATCAATCCAACTTCACGTGGTTGTACACGTGGGGTTGGAATTCTTTTTTCCCATATTTAAGTTTTGCTTTTTCAAACAAACTTGACTTCGTGTAAGGAAGGTCTGATTCCCAGGCAATTCCAAAGTTTGCTTCATTGTATCCAGATTCATACTGCAAAGGATATATAGATTTCCCATCATAATAATACAACAATCGATGTTTCATTGAACTTTCATTCTGCGACAGAATAGAGGAACAAGGAAAGAGTTTCGACCAATCTTTACCATGTGGGTTTGGGGTTGTTTTTGTTTTTTGATCCGACTTACATTCTAATATAACGATGGTATTTGTTTGGAACAAAACCCAGTCTCCGGATTTTTCATAAGTTCCCACTCCTTCTTTTTGTTGGAACTCAGAATGATCTTCATATACCTTCCATTCACTCCAGGTTTTTTTGAACTTAGAGTTTGTTTGTAAGTGTATTTCTTCTTTCCAATACAAATGAAAGGTTTTGGATCCAAACGCAGATTTTTTTTCTGCCGGTCTTGAATAGAATCCAAGTGTTATGTTTTGATCTCTTGGGTAATCGGAAGGAAGGGAACGAATCCAATCCAGTTTGGGAGCACATTGTAAATTACAGAACAAAATACAAATAAGAAGAATGAAATCTATTCTTCTTATTTGTATGTAATCAACTCCACCGGGGTGAAGTTGAGGTTTAGAATTGGAAGTAAATAAAATCTTGTCCACCATCTCCAAAAATTCCGAGTAATAATAAAATCACTACTGACAGAATAGGAAGGAGGATATTTTGGTATGGTTTTAATTTTTCATAAACAAAGTTCGAATACTGGAACCAGTTGAACATCAAACCGA contains:
- a CDS encoding penicillin-binding protein 1A, coding for MNKEKTLRITITTFFSIALLGGFFFGYILSEVNKGKELQKLASYQPTTPTKLYDSNGVLFAELYRHKQELLKYSDIPPHVIHAFLSVEDDNFFNHFGIDFLAIVRAAIKNVFAGRIVQGGSTLTQQLAKTILQQRKKTFGRKFLEALLTLQIEQEYTKEEILEIYFNLIYLGHGTTGLSSAANVYFQKDVRDLSIAEAAMLARLPKAPVTYSPFKNPKEAKQAHMVVLSLMAKNGFIPKDQVQKIHDDFWERYWPVVITQSPSRSTWGAKLNRAPYFTEWVRQILEKELGEEALYTGGLRVYTTIDVRKQEIAEEELRKGLIEQDKYAFGANFRYVGRADRGLVSLYNLFGSLFPVGVPYVTSLDDRQVFRLHLEKEMAPALELLTDFVPSENESSAVKEFQRSSLVFSSNLHVEGAIVTIDHQTGYIQTMVGGSRFSPKNQFNRAMQARRQTGSAFKPFVYAAAIQNRAVGSGTGIMDAPLTTITEEGEGYSPQDISGDFRGMVPLSRALSLSLNIVSVQVLMRTGTDAVIDFASKVTKANKARFPTGPALALGVAELTPYEMALGYSILANKGKDVIPFSVRYVLNQSGTVVYNKEKEVQETLAEEAKTGAIQIIPEATAYIIKQMLIGVAMGGTPTQALRAADKGNYKGESGGKTGSTSSYTNVWYAGFDPKYTSVVWMGFDKSSLSLGKGVTAAGVAAPIWGKIYSRWYNEGPYPLFYPNGRAEEIPADVVKGATCAFNGLSPGPNCPLTGNLFLKPITIAGRTLSVPGGRQCDGDRDHYRSMDLTDFLQRELEISDDELK
- a CDS encoding tetratricopeptide repeat protein, with product MKKAVLTILVLTLTASISAGESSFMNEDLDSLVSQYDKETLTVISNELVKLASEEEGMGEFDLASGHYSRAIKIREAIGMSEHKSFPSIQYLASLAHSKAGNFCEASTHAKKASEGFRQHGITKFEQKANIEHKEYARACAVVAFR